One bacterium genomic window carries:
- a CDS encoding ankyrin repeat domain-containing protein — MGKLHQAIISDNFIAVFLYIHQGCDVNERDSNGKTPLYYARMHSRSDLERLLLNAGAKLESPIIDNKPVVAPKIALGWTDLTWAAMEGDVVLMKKLINEGADLQQKNDFGATALMLACKAGHTAVVELLLKKGALKNTNGKDGATAYMLAAEYGHTDIMGLLRNALSIKGS; from the coding sequence ATGGGGAAGTTACATCAGGCAATAATAAGTGATAACTTCATCGCGGTATTTCTATACATACATCAAGGTTGCGATGTGAATGAAAGGGACAGCAATGGCAAGACGCCCTTATACTACGCACGCATGCATAGTCGTTCCGACTTAGAGCGGCTTCTCCTGAATGCAGGCGCAAAGCTTGAGTCGCCGATTATTGATAACAAGCCCGTTGTCGCACCCAAGATTGCTTTAGGTTGGACTGATCTCACATGGGCGGCCATGGAAGGGGATGTCGTGCTGATGAAGAAGCTTATCAATGAGGGCGCTGACCTCCAGCAGAAGAACGATTTTGGCGCAACCGCGCTCATGCTCGCATGCAAGGCAGGTCATACTGCGGTAGTGGAACTGCTCCTGAAGAAGGGGGCACTTAAAAATACGAACGGTAAAGACGGTGCTACAGCGTATATGCTTGCCGCAGAGTATGGTCATACGGATATTATGGGCCTGCTCCGCAATGCGCTATCAATAAAGGGATCTTGA
- a CDS encoding argininosuccinate synthase: MGKTVVLVYSGGLDTTVCIPMMREEYGFDEVVTITVDVGQPKDDIEDAEAKARALGTKHTTVDVKDEFARDYCFTALKANADYQGYPLSTSIARPLIGIKAVEEAAKLPRVDAFAHGCTGKGNDQFRLEFIFRTMMPTVPVLAPMREKNMTRTEEIEYAKKRNLPIQQSLEKIWSIDENLWGRSIEGGRLEEPNYAPPEEIFRWTQDPTKAPDIPRVVAIKFDEGIPVALDDKPYSPLALITEMNKIAGENGVGRVDIMEDRIIGLKVRENYECPAAVALIQAHKALEALVCTQQELGFKADADRRWGELAYAGLWLDPFKESLEAFINQVQKRVTGTVYLRLFKGSSQVVGRTSPWALYSESLASFDDKSFDQSEMVGMVKVHGLPSKLYYRLKNQK; the protein is encoded by the coding sequence TTGGGGAAAACAGTTGTTTTAGTTTATTCAGGCGGTTTGGATACCACGGTATGCATCCCCATGATGCGTGAGGAGTATGGATTTGACGAAGTAGTAACCATCACCGTTGATGTTGGACAGCCGAAGGATGATATTGAGGATGCCGAGGCCAAGGCCCGCGCATTAGGCACCAAGCACACCACGGTGGATGTCAAAGATGAGTTTGCCCGCGACTATTGCTTCACTGCACTCAAGGCAAATGCCGATTATCAGGGTTACCCCCTATCCACCTCGATCGCACGCCCTCTCATCGGCATCAAAGCCGTCGAAGAAGCGGCTAAGCTGCCACGAGTGGATGCCTTCGCACATGGCTGCACCGGTAAGGGCAACGATCAGTTCCGCCTTGAATTCATATTCCGAACAATGATGCCCACAGTACCCGTGCTTGCGCCGATGCGTGAGAAGAATATGACCCGCACAGAAGAAATCGAATATGCCAAAAAACGCAACCTACCCATCCAGCAAAGTCTTGAGAAGATATGGAGTATAGACGAGAACCTATGGGGACGCTCGATTGAAGGCGGTCGGCTGGAAGAACCGAATTACGCTCCACCGGAAGAAATCTTCCGATGGACTCAGGATCCGACCAAAGCCCCTGACATACCGCGTGTGGTTGCTATCAAGTTTGACGAAGGCATCCCCGTTGCCCTTGACGACAAGCCCTATTCACCGCTGGCGTTGATTACTGAGATGAACAAAATCGCGGGCGAGAATGGCGTTGGGCGGGTCGATATCATGGAAGACCGCATAATCGGGTTGAAGGTGCGCGAGAACTATGAGTGCCCGGCAGCCGTTGCCCTCATCCAAGCCCACAAAGCGCTGGAGGCATTGGTATGCACTCAGCAAGAACTCGGGTTCAAAGCAGATGCGGACCGCCGATGGGGTGAACTTGCCTATGCCGGTCTCTGGCTCGATCCCTTCAAGGAGAGTTTAGAGGCCTTCATCAACCAAGTTCAGAAGCGTGTCACAGGCACCGTCTACCTACGCCTATTCAAAGGCAGCTCACAAGTAGTAGGCCGCACTAGCCCTTGGGCGCTCTACTCCGAAAGCCTGGCCTCCTTCGATGACAAGAGCTTTGACCAATCGGAAATGGTTGGAATGGTAAAAGTCCATGGCCTCCCCTCCAAGCTCTACTATCGGCTGAAGAACCAGAAGTAG